From Lampris incognitus isolate fLamInc1 chromosome 13, fLamInc1.hap2, whole genome shotgun sequence, one genomic window encodes:
- the aprt gene encoding adenine phosphoribosyltransferase isoform X2, whose translation MKDPAALTAVMDLFEEHVRQMHPQVDLIVGLDARGFLFGPLLAQRLGAGFVLVRKKGKLPGPTVSVVYNLEYGQAEVEVQEDSVSPGQKVLLIDDLLATGGTLNAACELMTRQQAEILGCLVLVELKDLNGAEKVKPHTVFSLVQY comes from the exons ATGAAGGATCCAGCCGCTCTGACAGCAGTGATGGACCTTTTTGAAGAACACGTGAGACAGATGCACCCTCAGGTTGATCTGATTGTCG GTCTAGATGCTCGTGGTTTTCTGTTTGGTCCTCTTCTGGCCCAGAGGTTAGGAGCAGGATTTGTCCTGGTCAGGAAGAAGGGCAAACTGCCGGGACCAACCGTTTCTGTGGTATACAATTTGGAATATGGCCAG GCTGAAGTCGAGGTCCAAGAGGATTCAGTCAGTCCTGGACAGAAGGTCCTGCTCATCGATGACCTGTTGGCAACTGGAG GgactttaaatgcagcctgtgaGTTGATGacgaggcagcaggcggagaTTCTCGGGTGTTTGGTCCTCGTCGAACTCAAAGATTTAAATGGAGCAGAAAAAGTCAAACCGCACACCGTCTTCTCTCTGGTGCAGTACTGA
- the aprt gene encoding adenine phosphoribosyltransferase isoform X1 — MAQTSRDSKLQLVTRHIRAFPDFPCKGILFRDICPIMKDPAALTAVMDLFEEHVRQMHPQVDLIVGLDARGFLFGPLLAQRLGAGFVLVRKKGKLPGPTVSVVYNLEYGQAEVEVQEDSVSPGQKVLLIDDLLATGGTLNAACELMTRQQAEILGCLVLVELKDLNGAEKVKPHTVFSLVQY, encoded by the exons ATGGCACAGACAAGTAGAGACTCTAAACTACAACTGGTGACCAGACACATAAGAGCGTTTCCAGACTTCCCATGTAAAGGAATTCTTTTCAG AGACATCTGTCCCATCATGAAGGATCCAGCCGCTCTGACAGCAGTGATGGACCTTTTTGAAGAACACGTGAGACAGATGCACCCTCAGGTTGATCTGATTGTCG GTCTAGATGCTCGTGGTTTTCTGTTTGGTCCTCTTCTGGCCCAGAGGTTAGGAGCAGGATTTGTCCTGGTCAGGAAGAAGGGCAAACTGCCGGGACCAACCGTTTCTGTGGTATACAATTTGGAATATGGCCAG GCTGAAGTCGAGGTCCAAGAGGATTCAGTCAGTCCTGGACAGAAGGTCCTGCTCATCGATGACCTGTTGGCAACTGGAG GgactttaaatgcagcctgtgaGTTGATGacgaggcagcaggcggagaTTCTCGGGTGTTTGGTCCTCGTCGAACTCAAAGATTTAAATGGAGCAGAAAAAGTCAAACCGCACACCGTCTTCTCTCTGGTGCAGTACTGA